From Piliocolobus tephrosceles isolate RC106 chromosome 16, ASM277652v3, whole genome shotgun sequence, the proteins below share one genomic window:
- the LOC111532253 gene encoding putative coiled-coil domain-containing protein 144C isoform X1, whose protein sequence is MKAIKMQCETLQKSKKQLKQEVVNLKSYMERNMLAHAEAEQHKWLIEEKARNEIAEKVNKAILTLQKQAAASEEQLAQLREDNTTVKTQMELTIKDLESEISRIKTSQANFNKTELERYKVLYLEEVKVRLSLSNELNRANKKIAEVSAQLTVEKELTRSPFAACSTRPILEPPFAGNLNYSEYLNRKHIPRNKKSALESIERFLLKMKQKLENDLTTEVTAATEPEPYVAPPLQSAYWENPNRDPVLEAAKEYAQVLYRNYMI, encoded by the exons ATGAAAGCAATAAAAATGCAATGTGAAACACTACAGAAGAGTAAGAAGCAGCTGAAACAAGAAGTAGTAAACCTCAAAAGTTATATGGAGAGAAATATGTTAGCACATGCTGAAGCTGAACAGCATAAATGGTTGATTGAAGAAAAAGCAAGGAATGAGATagcagaaaaagtaaacaaagccATTCTCACCTTGCAG aaacaagcAGCAGCATCTGAAGAACAGTTAGCACAGTTAAGGGAGGATAATACTACAGTAAAAACTCAGATGGAACTCACAATCAAAGATCTGGAATCTGAAATCTCCAGAATAAAAACTTCGCAAGCCAACTTTAATAAAACTGAATTGGAAAGATATAAGGTACTCTACCTAGAAGAAGTAAAAGTTAGATTATCCTTGTCAAATGAACTGAATAG AGCTAATAAGAAGATAGCAGAGGTCAGTGCACAACTTACTGTGGAGAAAGAGCTGACCAGATCTCCATTCGCTGCTTGTAGTACAAGGCCCATCCTAGAGCCACCTTTTGCTGGAAATCTTAATTATAGTGAATATCTCAACAGAAAACATATTCCAAGAAACAAGAAGTCTGCTCTTGAGAGCATAGAGAGGTTCTTGTTGAAG aTGAAGCAGAAGTTGGAAAATGATCTAACTACAGAAGTAACAG ctGCTACTGAACCTGAACCATATGTAGCTCCTCCTCTACAATCTGCATACTGGGAAAATCCGAATCGAGATCCAGTGTTGGAAGCAGCAAAAGAATATGCACAGGTTTTATACAGAAACTACATGATCTGA
- the LOC111532253 gene encoding putative coiled-coil domain-containing protein 144C isoform X2: MKAIKMQCETLQKSKKQLKQEVVNLKSYMERNMLAHAEAEQHKWLIEEKARNEIAEKVNKAILTLQKQAAASEEQLAQLREDNTTVKTQMELTIKDLESEISRIKTSQANFNKTELERYKVLYLEEVKVRLSLSNELNRANKKIAEVSAQLTVEKELTRSPFAACSTRPILEPPFAGNLNYSEYLNRKHIPRNKKSALESIERFLLKMKQKLENDLTTEVTAATEPEPYVAPPLQSAYWENPNRDPVLEAAKEYAQYS; this comes from the exons ATGAAAGCAATAAAAATGCAATGTGAAACACTACAGAAGAGTAAGAAGCAGCTGAAACAAGAAGTAGTAAACCTCAAAAGTTATATGGAGAGAAATATGTTAGCACATGCTGAAGCTGAACAGCATAAATGGTTGATTGAAGAAAAAGCAAGGAATGAGATagcagaaaaagtaaacaaagccATTCTCACCTTGCAG aaacaagcAGCAGCATCTGAAGAACAGTTAGCACAGTTAAGGGAGGATAATACTACAGTAAAAACTCAGATGGAACTCACAATCAAAGATCTGGAATCTGAAATCTCCAGAATAAAAACTTCGCAAGCCAACTTTAATAAAACTGAATTGGAAAGATATAAGGTACTCTACCTAGAAGAAGTAAAAGTTAGATTATCCTTGTCAAATGAACTGAATAG AGCTAATAAGAAGATAGCAGAGGTCAGTGCACAACTTACTGTGGAGAAAGAGCTGACCAGATCTCCATTCGCTGCTTGTAGTACAAGGCCCATCCTAGAGCCACCTTTTGCTGGAAATCTTAATTATAGTGAATATCTCAACAGAAAACATATTCCAAGAAACAAGAAGTCTGCTCTTGAGAGCATAGAGAGGTTCTTGTTGAAG aTGAAGCAGAAGTTGGAAAATGATCTAACTACAGAAGTAACAG ctGCTACTGAACCTGAACCATATGTAGCTCCTCCTCTACAATCTGCATACTGGGAAAATCCGAATCGAGATCCAGTGTTGGAAGCAGCAAAAGAATATGCACAG tactcttga